One window from the genome of Bdellovibrio sp. NC01 encodes:
- a CDS encoding helix-turn-helix domain-containing protein: MSQDLSVKEAAAEINVSAAKVRALIRTGEIAAYRPGKRSYRVTREALETYKALKHSALKLEIRASKDDQASA; encoded by the coding sequence ATGTCTCAAGATCTTAGTGTCAAAGAAGCCGCCGCAGAAATTAACGTTTCCGCAGCAAAAGTTAGAGCGCTTATCCGCACCGGAGAAATCGCCGCTTATCGCCCAGGCAAGCGCAGTTATCGCGTTACGCGTGAAGCCTTGGAGACTTACAAAGCGCTCAAGCACAGCGCTCTCAAGCTTGAGATCAGGGCAAGTAAGGATGATCAAGCGTCAGCGTAG